The Anas platyrhynchos isolate ZD024472 breed Pekin duck chromosome Z, IASCAAS_PekinDuck_T2T, whole genome shotgun sequence genome includes a window with the following:
- the LOC140000778 gene encoding uncharacterized protein, whose protein sequence is MRAQSPTAPASARTPAERLREVWSEERGWPWCWCRALGVAAVALSALPRAIGASSAALRRSGRRETQDERSEQQSVTPAAAAPVRGSGSSSPLLPSSPQQVESMATELDARCPICLDSRVNTSYVLPCLHRFCFACIQRWAESKPECPLCKRRVSSIVHSVRADNSFKELVIPPPAEAPLGAQQADAAPAQPAARPEAAGPVPAASVGGLHPFAWASLFRLYPAVLQPLLPWLRHELGQLLGDDGRAASEAQRNVISGLRFFGLDEGALALLLRTSLGRQTAGFVQRLLAAAVQHCSGEARNILGLGASPAAAGQEGSPAAVPSHAAASLGTPAARPESSEGTNAQELSGTSTAALRRGPSHRPSSPVPAPGNQQAAAEEPEEAGAGPSTAGQGGDQRRRGPRRAAKRRAPTSQDSAPPAKRPPRRRH, encoded by the exons ATGCGGGCGCAGAGTCCCACCGCGCCGGCTAGTGCCCGCACTCCGGCTGAGCGGTTACGTGAGGTCTGGAGTGAGGAGCGAGGttggccttggtgctggtgtcgtgccctgggagttgctgcagtagctctcagtgcccttcccagagccatcgGAGCTTCTTCGGCGGCCCTGCGTCGTTCGGGCCGTCGGGAGACCCAGGACGAGcgctcagagcagcagag TGtgactcctgctgctgcagcgccgGTGAGAGGGAGCGGCTCGTCATCGCCACTTCTCCCCAGCTCACCTCAGCAGGTGGAGAGCATGGCCACAGAGCTGGACGCCCGCTGTCCCATCTGTCTGGACAGCCGGGTGAACACCAGCTACGTGCTGCCATGCCTCCACCGCTTCTGCTTCGCCTGCATCCAGCGGTGGGCTGAGAGCAAGCCCGAGTGCCCCCTCTGCAAGCGCAGGGTGAGCTCCATCGTGCACTCGGTGCGGGCGGACAACAGCTTCAAGGAGCTCGTCATCCCACCACCTGCGGAGGCACCGCTCGGCGCCCAGCAGGCAGAcgcagctcctgcccagccaGCTGCCCGACCAGAGGCTGCAGGACCAGTGCCCGCAGCCTCTGTGGGCGGCCTCCACCCCTTCGCCTGGGCGTCCCTCTTCCGCCTCTACCCtgctgtgctccagcccctgctgccctggctgcgccaCGAGCTGGGGCAGCTCCTCGGGGATGACGGCAGGGCAGCCTCAGAAGCGCAGCGCAACGTCATCTCAGGGCTGCGCTTCTTTGGCCTGGACGAGGGGGCCCTCGCCCTGCTGCTCAggacctccctgggcaggcagaCGGCCGGCTTCGTGCAGCGGCTCCTTGCCGCTGCCGTGCAGCATTGCAGCGGGGAGGCCCGAAACATCCTGGGCCTGGGGGCCTCCCCAGCTGCCGCAGGACAggagggcagccctgcagcagtccCCAGCCACGCTGCCGCATCGCTGGGGACACCAGCAGCCCGCCCAGAGAGCTCCGAGGGAACCAACGCACAGGAGCTCTCTGGGACCTCAACCGCTGCCCTCCGCCGGGGACCCAGCCACCGTCCATCCAGCCCGGTTCCTGCACCTGGAAACCAACAAGCGGCAGCAGAGGAGCCGGAGGAGGCCGGGGCTGGTCCCTCCACTGCTGGCCAGGGTGGGGACCAAAGACGCAGGGGGCCCCGGCGAGCTGCCAAGAGGAGGGCCCCCACTTCCCAGGACTCTGCCCCACCCGCAaagaggccaccccgccggCGACACTAG
- the LOC140000761 gene encoding uncharacterized protein: protein MRAQSPTAPASARTPAERLREVWSEERGWPWCWCRALGVAAVALSALPRAIGASSAALRHSGRRETQDERSEQQSVTPAAAAPVRGSGSSSPLLPSSPQQVKSMATELDARCPICLDSRVNTSYVLPCLHRFCFACIQRWAESKPECPLCKRRVSSIVHSVRADNSFKELVIPPPAEAPLGAQQADAAPAQPAARPEAAGPVPAASVGGLHPFAWASLFRLYPAVLQPLLPWLRHELGQLLGDDGRAASEAQRNVISGLRFFGLDEGALALLLRTSLGRQTAGFVQRLLAAAVQHCSGEARNILGLGASPAAAGQEGSPAAVPSHAAASLGTPAAGPESSEGTNAQELSGTSTAALRRGPSHRPSSPVPAPGNQQAAAEEPEEAGAGPSTAGQGGDQRRRGPRRAAKRRAPTSQDSAPPAKRPPRRRH, encoded by the exons ATGCGGGCGCAGAGTCCCACCGCGCCGGCTAGTGCCCGCACTCCGGCTGAGCGGTTACGTGAGGTCTGGAGTGAGGAGCGAGGttggccttggtgctggtgtcgtgccctgggagttgctgcagtagctctcagtgcccttcccagagccatcgGAGCTTCTTCGGCGGCCCTGCGTCATTCGGGCCGTCGGGAGACCCAGGACGAGcgctcagagcagcagag CGtgactcctgctgctgcagcgccgGTGAGAGGGAGCGGCTCGTCATCGCCACTTCTCCCCAGCTCACCTCAGCAGGTGAAGAGCATGGCCACAGAGCTGGACGCCCGCTGTCCCATCTGTCTGGACAGCCGGGTGAACACCAGCTACGTGCTGCCATGCCTCCACCGCTTCTGCTTCGCCTGCATCCAGCGGTGGGCTGAGAGCAAGCCCGAGTGCCCCCTGTGCAAGCGCAGGGTGAGCTCCATCGTGCACTCGGTGCGGGCGGACAACAGCTTCAAGGAGCTCGTCATCCCACCACCTGCGGAGGCACCGCTCGGCGCCCAGCAGGCAGAcgcagctcctgcccagccaGCTGCCCGACCAGAGGCTGCAGGACCAGTGCCCGCAGCCTCTGTGGGCGGCCTCCACCCCTTCGCCTGGGCGTCCCTCTTCCGCCTCTACCCtgctgtgctccagcccctgctgccctggctgcgccaCGAGCTGGGGCAGCTCCTCGGGGATGACGGCAGGGCAGCCTCAGAAGCGCAGCGCAACGTCATCTCAGGGCTGCGCTTCTTTGGCCTGGACGAGGGGGCCCTCGCCCTGCTGCTCAggacctccctgggcaggcagaCGGCCGGCTTCGTGCAGCGGCTCCTTGCCGCTGCCGTGCAGCATTGCAGCGGGGAGGCCCGAAACATCCTGGGCCTAGGGGCCTCCCCAGCTGCCGCAGGACAggagggcagccctgcagcagtccCCAGCCACGCTGCCGCATCGCTGGGGACACCAGCAGCCGGCCCAGAGAGCTCCGAGGGAACCAACGCACAGGAGCTCTCTGGGACCTCAACCGCTGCCCTCCGCCGGGGACCCAGCCACCGTCCATCCAGCCCAGTTCCTGCACCTGGAAACCAACAAGCGGCAGCAGAGGAGCCGGAGGAGGCCGGGGCTGGTCCCTCCACTGCTGGCCAGGGTGGGGACCAAAGACGCAGGGGGCCCCGGCGAGCTGCCAAGAGGAGGGCCCCCACTTCCCAGGACTCTGCCCCACCCGCAaagaggccaccccgccggCGACACTAG